From Bacteroidota bacterium, a single genomic window includes:
- a CDS encoding GldM family protein, which yields MKNLLLFFSVIFVLTSCTKTNEKQELSSPVVSVDKMNVLYIGLDNPISVAVPGIASEKLVLEPDFGTIKDTNGNYTWDISDIDKNKKEVHLKIFVKIDEENEKLAGEKTFRVENVPEPKASVNDVSIGYFAKEKVADIDSLKIILANFVYDEQLYLDVTKFRFVYNRLEGNSSLINSRGSCLSEKTKELLASSEPQKGDRIIIDNIYAETPNKGEVRIPSIIILILY from the coding sequence ATGAAAAATTTACTCTTATTTTTCTCCGTGATTTTTGTTTTAACATCTTGTACAAAAACAAATGAAAAGCAAGAATTATCTTCGCCTGTTGTTTCTGTTGATAAGATGAATGTTCTTTACATTGGATTAGATAACCCAATATCCGTAGCAGTTCCCGGCATTGCTTCAGAGAAACTTGTGTTAGAACCTGATTTTGGAACTATCAAAGACACAAATGGAAATTATACTTGGGATATTTCCGATATTGATAAAAACAAAAAGGAAGTACATTTAAAAATCTTTGTAAAAATTGATGAAGAAAATGAAAAATTAGCAGGAGAAAAAACATTTCGTGTTGAAAATGTTCCTGAACCTAAAGCTTCTGTCAATGATGTTTCTATAGGTTACTTTGCAAAAGAAAAAGTTGCTGATATAGATTCTCTCAAAATTATTTTAGCTAATTTTGTGTATGATGAACAATTATATCTGGACGTAACAAAATTTAGGTTTGTTTATAATAGATTAGAAGGCAATAGTTCTTTAATAAATAGTAGAGGTAGCTGTTTGAGCGAAAAAACAAAAGAACTATTAGCATCTTCGGAACCTCAAAAAGGTGACAGAATTATAATTGATAATATTTATGCAGAAACACCTAATAAAGGTGAAGTACGTATTCCATCAATTATAATCTTAATACTTTATTAG
- the rpe gene encoding ribulose-phosphate 3-epimerase, with protein MILSPSILSADFGNLQSEIEMLNKSNADWIHVDVMDGVFVPNISFGFPVLKFVNKIAKKEIDVHLMIDNPDSYIKQFSEAGASILTVHYESCTHLHRTIQDIKNNGMKTGLALNPHTPVSFLENIIADINMVLIMSVNPGFAAQKFIPNTYNKIEELKKLIESKQSKTLIQVDGGVNLDNAKMLIEKGADSLVAGNAIFNTPNPTETIKKFKNITA; from the coding sequence ATGATTTTATCGCCATCAATACTTTCAGCAGACTTTGGCAATTTGCAAAGCGAAATTGAAATGCTCAATAAAAGCAATGCGGATTGGATACATGTTGATGTGATGGATGGCGTTTTTGTACCAAATATTTCTTTCGGTTTTCCTGTTCTTAAATTTGTAAATAAAATTGCAAAAAAAGAAATAGATGTTCACTTAATGATTGACAATCCTGATAGCTACATAAAACAATTTAGCGAAGCAGGAGCATCTATTCTTACAGTTCATTACGAAAGTTGTACGCATTTACACAGAACAATTCAGGATATAAAAAATAATGGAATGAAAACCGGACTTGCATTAAATCCGCATACACCGGTTTCTTTTCTTGAAAATATTATTGCCGATATTAATATGGTATTAATAATGTCGGTAAATCCCGGGTTTGCAGCTCAAAAATTTATACCCAATACTTACAACAAAATTGAAGAGTTAAAAAAACTGATTGAGAGCAAACAATCTAAAACACTAATTCAGGTTGATGGTGGAGTAAATCTTGACAATGCAAAGATGCTAATAGAAAAAGGTGCAGACTCACTTGTAGCAGGAAATGCTATTTTTAACACCCCCAACCCAACTGAAACAATTAAGAAGTTCAAAAATATAACCGCCTAA